Proteins encoded in a region of the Pieris brassicae chromosome 3, ilPieBrab1.1, whole genome shotgun sequence genome:
- the LOC123707040 gene encoding protein abrupt-like isoform X4 produces MATETVWHPGGAAAGGEQQYSLRWNDFHSAMVSSFRRLRDEEDFVDVTLACAGATFTAHKVVLSACSPYFRRLLKANPCQHPIVILRDVHDKDMESLLRFMYQGEVHIGQEQLKEFLRAAQLLQVRGLTDVPPPAPLTTLEQKASPQSASSWTETGSGGSREGRDTQREGRRSRRPDEGANNTPPPKRARSSDLYQAQMKTRCRTEQLLASQGSPERLATNGHEMALFSHALENAQNPHLSNVSNNLSGDGEESSSDAGASDTEGENRTKQEPVDYDDPATMANTNGALPHNFPGLLNLPGFPGLPGPSGIPDNFGGCRRTQDLLRVRATDPRPCPKCGKIYRSAHTLRTHLEDKHTVCPGYRCVLCGTVAKSRNSLHSHMSRQHRGISTKDLPVLQMPTRFDPELASQLLAKAGVKVSPEQLRARASPTGPRRSDIKLDAKSAASESSSICGDNDHDDLSQSKYQDSIPVSPPHINNLTNTTITKVPAVRAVTAKAVENLPHGMTGMKHDDYPPGFGGGSALLDTYLQYIGENVFGMNAAKLAQMNAMHIERKTYDEPSPQMGSLPPPPTTLAHQRFLKQMQRQYTENMGKPDIMRDSEEPLDLGKERQRNDSINDETDRQDMEKDLNKDYYNKGYNDDDRSRIHMSEDRETMGHEDDFSEEDNKAAAS; encoded by the exons ATGGCGACCGAAACTG TGTGGCACCCAGGCGGCGCCGCGGCCGGCGGTGAACAGCAATACTCATTGCGATGGAACGACTTCCACTCGGCTATGGTCTCTTCCTTCAGGCGGCTCCGGGATGAAGAGGATTTCGTTGACGTTACACTCGCATGCGCCGGAGCAACGTTTACAGCACATAAG GTGGTACTATCAGCGTGCAGTCCCTACTTTCGAAGGCTTTTAAAGGCGAATCCTTGTCAGCATCCCATCGTTATCTTAAGAGACGTTCACGACAAAGACATGGAGAGCTTACTCAG GTTCATGTATCAGGGTGAGGTTCACATCGGCCAAGAGCAACTCAAAGAGTTCCTGCGGGCAGCTCAACTGCTACAAGTGCGAGGTCTTACAGATGTTCCACCACCGGCACCACTCACCACACTGGAGCAGAAGGCTTCACCC CAGTCGGCATCGTCGTGGACAGAAACCGGTAGTGGGGGGTCCCGGGAGGGCCGTGACACCCAAAGAGAGGGTAGGAGGTCTCGGCGGCCAGATGAAGGAGCGAATAACACGCCACCACCTAAAAGGGCCAGATCATCAGACTTATACCAGGCGCAAATGAAGACCA GGTGTAGGACGGAGCAACTGTTAGCGTCGCAGGGCAGCCCAGAGCGACTTGCAACTAACGGACACGAGATGGCGCTCTTCAGCCACGCTTTGGAAAACGCACAAAACCCACACTTGTCTAATGTTTCCAATAATCTG TCAGGAGACGGTGAGGAGTCATCATCAGATGCTGGCGCGAGTGACACAGAAGGAGAAAACAGGACCAAACAGGAACCGGTGGATTATGATGACCCTGCTACCATGGCCAACACCAACGGAGCGTTACCACACAACTTTCCTGGACTACTTAATCTACCTG GTTTCCCCGGTCTACCTGGTCCATCAGGCATACCAGATAACTTCG GTGGATGTCGACGAACACAGGACTTGTTACGCGTGAGAGCCACCGATCCCAGACCGTGTCCGAAGTGCGGTAAAATCTATCGATCTGCGCACACGTTGAGGACCCATCTTGAAGACAAACACACTGTCTGCCCGGGTTACAG ATGCGTCCTCTGCGGTACGGTTGCTAAGTCCCGCAATTCCCTCCATTCCCACATGTCACGACAACACCGAGGTATCTCCACAAAGGACCTGCCAGTGCTGCAAATGCCTACTCGCTTCGATCCAGAACTCGCCAGCCA ATTACTAGCAAAAGCCGGTGTAAAGGTATCGCCAGAACAGCTTCGAGCTCGAGCGTCACCAACAGGCCCACGCAGGTCTGACATAAAGCTGGACGCAAAATCTGCGGCTTCTGAGAGCAGCTCTATCTGTGGTGACAACGACCATGATGATTTAAGCCAGTCGAAATACCAAGACAGTATTCCCGTTTCACCACCAC atataaacAACTTGACCAATACGACAATAACAAAAGTGCCAGCGGTCCGGGCAGTGACAGCAAAGGCTGTAGAGAACCTTCCACATGGCATGACGGGTATGAAACATGATGACTACCCTCCTGGCTTCGGAGGCGGCTCAGcattattggacacttacttgCAGTACATCGGAGAAAATGTTTTTG GAATGAACGCAGCGAAACTTGCACAAATGAACGcaatgcacatagaaagaaaaacgTATGACGAACCGTCGCCACAAATGGGATCTCTCCCACCGCCACCGACCACTCTTGCGCATCAACGCTTTCTCAAACAAATGCAAAGGCAGTACACAGAGAATATGGGCAAGCCAGACATAATGCGCGATTCTGAAGAGCCGTTGGACCTGGGTAAGGAGAGACAAAGAAACGACAGCATCAACGACGAAACCGACAGACAGGATATGGAGAAAGACCTGAACAAAGACTACTACAATAAAGGCTACAATGATGACGACAGGAGTAGGATACACATGTCGGAAGACCGAGAGACCATGGGGCACGAAGACGACTTCTCCGAAGAGGACAACAAAGCCGCCGCCTCATGA
- the LOC123707040 gene encoding protein abrupt-like isoform X2 produces the protein MATETVWHPGGAAAGGEQQYSLRWNDFHSAMVSSFRRLRDEEDFVDVTLACAGATFTAHKVVLSACSPYFRRLLKANPCQHPIVILRDVHDKDMESLLRFMYQGEVHIGQEQLKEFLRAAQLLQVRGLTDVPPPAPLTTLEQKASPVILQQSASSWTETGSGGSREGRDTQREGRRSRRPDEGANNTPPPKRARSSDLYQAQMKTRTEQLLASQGSPERLATNGHEMALFSHALENAQNPHLSNVSNNLSGDGEESSSDAGASDTEGENRTKQEPVDYDDPATMANTNGALPHNFPGLLNLPGFPGLPGPSGIPDNFGGCRRTQDLLRVRATDPRPCPKCGKIYRSAHTLRTHLEDKHTVCPGYRCVLCGTVAKSRNSLHSHMSRQHRGISTKDLPVLQMPTRFDPELASQLLAKAGVKVSPEQLRARASPTGPRRSDIKLDAKSAASESSSICGDNDHDDLSQSKYQDSIPVSPPHINNLTNTTITKVPAVRAVTAKAVENLPHGMTGMKHDDYPPGFGGGSALLDTYLQYIGENVFGMNAAKLAQMNAMHIERKTYDEPSPQMGSLPPPPTTLAHQRFLKQMQRQYTENMGKPDIMRDSEEPLDLGKERQRNDSINDETDRQDMEKDLNKDYYNKGYNDDDRSRIHMSEDRETMGHEDDFSEEDNKAAAS, from the exons ATGGCGACCGAAACTG TGTGGCACCCAGGCGGCGCCGCGGCCGGCGGTGAACAGCAATACTCATTGCGATGGAACGACTTCCACTCGGCTATGGTCTCTTCCTTCAGGCGGCTCCGGGATGAAGAGGATTTCGTTGACGTTACACTCGCATGCGCCGGAGCAACGTTTACAGCACATAAG GTGGTACTATCAGCGTGCAGTCCCTACTTTCGAAGGCTTTTAAAGGCGAATCCTTGTCAGCATCCCATCGTTATCTTAAGAGACGTTCACGACAAAGACATGGAGAGCTTACTCAG GTTCATGTATCAGGGTGAGGTTCACATCGGCCAAGAGCAACTCAAAGAGTTCCTGCGGGCAGCTCAACTGCTACAAGTGCGAGGTCTTACAGATGTTCCACCACCGGCACCACTCACCACACTGGAGCAGAAGGCTTCACCC gttATCCTTCAGCAGTCGGCATCGTCGTGGACAGAAACCGGTAGTGGGGGGTCCCGGGAGGGCCGTGACACCCAAAGAGAGGGTAGGAGGTCTCGGCGGCCAGATGAAGGAGCGAATAACACGCCACCACCTAAAAGGGCCAGATCATCAGACTTATACCAGGCGCAAATGAAGACCAG GACGGAGCAACTGTTAGCGTCGCAGGGCAGCCCAGAGCGACTTGCAACTAACGGACACGAGATGGCGCTCTTCAGCCACGCTTTGGAAAACGCACAAAACCCACACTTGTCTAATGTTTCCAATAATCTG TCAGGAGACGGTGAGGAGTCATCATCAGATGCTGGCGCGAGTGACACAGAAGGAGAAAACAGGACCAAACAGGAACCGGTGGATTATGATGACCCTGCTACCATGGCCAACACCAACGGAGCGTTACCACACAACTTTCCTGGACTACTTAATCTACCTG GTTTCCCCGGTCTACCTGGTCCATCAGGCATACCAGATAACTTCG GTGGATGTCGACGAACACAGGACTTGTTACGCGTGAGAGCCACCGATCCCAGACCGTGTCCGAAGTGCGGTAAAATCTATCGATCTGCGCACACGTTGAGGACCCATCTTGAAGACAAACACACTGTCTGCCCGGGTTACAG ATGCGTCCTCTGCGGTACGGTTGCTAAGTCCCGCAATTCCCTCCATTCCCACATGTCACGACAACACCGAGGTATCTCCACAAAGGACCTGCCAGTGCTGCAAATGCCTACTCGCTTCGATCCAGAACTCGCCAGCCA ATTACTAGCAAAAGCCGGTGTAAAGGTATCGCCAGAACAGCTTCGAGCTCGAGCGTCACCAACAGGCCCACGCAGGTCTGACATAAAGCTGGACGCAAAATCTGCGGCTTCTGAGAGCAGCTCTATCTGTGGTGACAACGACCATGATGATTTAAGCCAGTCGAAATACCAAGACAGTATTCCCGTTTCACCACCAC atataaacAACTTGACCAATACGACAATAACAAAAGTGCCAGCGGTCCGGGCAGTGACAGCAAAGGCTGTAGAGAACCTTCCACATGGCATGACGGGTATGAAACATGATGACTACCCTCCTGGCTTCGGAGGCGGCTCAGcattattggacacttacttgCAGTACATCGGAGAAAATGTTTTTG GAATGAACGCAGCGAAACTTGCACAAATGAACGcaatgcacatagaaagaaaaacgTATGACGAACCGTCGCCACAAATGGGATCTCTCCCACCGCCACCGACCACTCTTGCGCATCAACGCTTTCTCAAACAAATGCAAAGGCAGTACACAGAGAATATGGGCAAGCCAGACATAATGCGCGATTCTGAAGAGCCGTTGGACCTGGGTAAGGAGAGACAAAGAAACGACAGCATCAACGACGAAACCGACAGACAGGATATGGAGAAAGACCTGAACAAAGACTACTACAATAAAGGCTACAATGATGACGACAGGAGTAGGATACACATGTCGGAAGACCGAGAGACCATGGGGCACGAAGACGACTTCTCCGAAGAGGACAACAAAGCCGCCGCCTCATGA
- the LOC123707040 gene encoding protein abrupt-like isoform X5: MATETVWHPGGAAAGGEQQYSLRWNDFHSAMVSSFRRLRDEEDFVDVTLACAGATFTAHKVVLSACSPYFRRLLKANPCQHPIVILRDVHDKDMESLLRFMYQGEVHIGQEQLKEFLRAAQLLQVRGLTDVPPPAPLTTLEQKASPSASSWTETGSGGSREGRDTQREGRRSRRPDEGANNTPPPKRARSSDLYQAQMKTRCRTEQLLASQGSPERLATNGHEMALFSHALENAQNPHLSNVSNNLSGDGEESSSDAGASDTEGENRTKQEPVDYDDPATMANTNGALPHNFPGLLNLPGFPGLPGPSGIPDNFGGCRRTQDLLRVRATDPRPCPKCGKIYRSAHTLRTHLEDKHTVCPGYRCVLCGTVAKSRNSLHSHMSRQHRGISTKDLPVLQMPTRFDPELASQLLAKAGVKVSPEQLRARASPTGPRRSDIKLDAKSAASESSSICGDNDHDDLSQSKYQDSIPVSPPHINNLTNTTITKVPAVRAVTAKAVENLPHGMTGMKHDDYPPGFGGGSALLDTYLQYIGENVFGMNAAKLAQMNAMHIERKTYDEPSPQMGSLPPPPTTLAHQRFLKQMQRQYTENMGKPDIMRDSEEPLDLGKERQRNDSINDETDRQDMEKDLNKDYYNKGYNDDDRSRIHMSEDRETMGHEDDFSEEDNKAAAS, from the exons ATGGCGACCGAAACTG TGTGGCACCCAGGCGGCGCCGCGGCCGGCGGTGAACAGCAATACTCATTGCGATGGAACGACTTCCACTCGGCTATGGTCTCTTCCTTCAGGCGGCTCCGGGATGAAGAGGATTTCGTTGACGTTACACTCGCATGCGCCGGAGCAACGTTTACAGCACATAAG GTGGTACTATCAGCGTGCAGTCCCTACTTTCGAAGGCTTTTAAAGGCGAATCCTTGTCAGCATCCCATCGTTATCTTAAGAGACGTTCACGACAAAGACATGGAGAGCTTACTCAG GTTCATGTATCAGGGTGAGGTTCACATCGGCCAAGAGCAACTCAAAGAGTTCCTGCGGGCAGCTCAACTGCTACAAGTGCGAGGTCTTACAGATGTTCCACCACCGGCACCACTCACCACACTGGAGCAGAAGGCTTCACCC TCGGCATCGTCGTGGACAGAAACCGGTAGTGGGGGGTCCCGGGAGGGCCGTGACACCCAAAGAGAGGGTAGGAGGTCTCGGCGGCCAGATGAAGGAGCGAATAACACGCCACCACCTAAAAGGGCCAGATCATCAGACTTATACCAGGCGCAAATGAAGACCA GGTGTAGGACGGAGCAACTGTTAGCGTCGCAGGGCAGCCCAGAGCGACTTGCAACTAACGGACACGAGATGGCGCTCTTCAGCCACGCTTTGGAAAACGCACAAAACCCACACTTGTCTAATGTTTCCAATAATCTG TCAGGAGACGGTGAGGAGTCATCATCAGATGCTGGCGCGAGTGACACAGAAGGAGAAAACAGGACCAAACAGGAACCGGTGGATTATGATGACCCTGCTACCATGGCCAACACCAACGGAGCGTTACCACACAACTTTCCTGGACTACTTAATCTACCTG GTTTCCCCGGTCTACCTGGTCCATCAGGCATACCAGATAACTTCG GTGGATGTCGACGAACACAGGACTTGTTACGCGTGAGAGCCACCGATCCCAGACCGTGTCCGAAGTGCGGTAAAATCTATCGATCTGCGCACACGTTGAGGACCCATCTTGAAGACAAACACACTGTCTGCCCGGGTTACAG ATGCGTCCTCTGCGGTACGGTTGCTAAGTCCCGCAATTCCCTCCATTCCCACATGTCACGACAACACCGAGGTATCTCCACAAAGGACCTGCCAGTGCTGCAAATGCCTACTCGCTTCGATCCAGAACTCGCCAGCCA ATTACTAGCAAAAGCCGGTGTAAAGGTATCGCCAGAACAGCTTCGAGCTCGAGCGTCACCAACAGGCCCACGCAGGTCTGACATAAAGCTGGACGCAAAATCTGCGGCTTCTGAGAGCAGCTCTATCTGTGGTGACAACGACCATGATGATTTAAGCCAGTCGAAATACCAAGACAGTATTCCCGTTTCACCACCAC atataaacAACTTGACCAATACGACAATAACAAAAGTGCCAGCGGTCCGGGCAGTGACAGCAAAGGCTGTAGAGAACCTTCCACATGGCATGACGGGTATGAAACATGATGACTACCCTCCTGGCTTCGGAGGCGGCTCAGcattattggacacttacttgCAGTACATCGGAGAAAATGTTTTTG GAATGAACGCAGCGAAACTTGCACAAATGAACGcaatgcacatagaaagaaaaacgTATGACGAACCGTCGCCACAAATGGGATCTCTCCCACCGCCACCGACCACTCTTGCGCATCAACGCTTTCTCAAACAAATGCAAAGGCAGTACACAGAGAATATGGGCAAGCCAGACATAATGCGCGATTCTGAAGAGCCGTTGGACCTGGGTAAGGAGAGACAAAGAAACGACAGCATCAACGACGAAACCGACAGACAGGATATGGAGAAAGACCTGAACAAAGACTACTACAATAAAGGCTACAATGATGACGACAGGAGTAGGATACACATGTCGGAAGACCGAGAGACCATGGGGCACGAAGACGACTTCTCCGAAGAGGACAACAAAGCCGCCGCCTCATGA
- the LOC123707040 gene encoding protein abrupt-like isoform X6 translates to MATETVWHPGGAAAGGEQQYSLRWNDFHSAMVSSFRRLRDEEDFVDVTLACAGATFTAHKVVLSACSPYFRRLLKANPCQHPIVILRDVHDKDMESLLRFMYQGEVHIGQEQLKEFLRAAQLLQVRGLTDVPPPAPLTTLEQKASPSASSWTETGSGGSREGRDTQREGRRSRRPDEGANNTPPPKRARSSDLYQAQMKTRTEQLLASQGSPERLATNGHEMALFSHALENAQNPHLSNVSNNLSGDGEESSSDAGASDTEGENRTKQEPVDYDDPATMANTNGALPHNFPGLLNLPGFPGLPGPSGIPDNFGGCRRTQDLLRVRATDPRPCPKCGKIYRSAHTLRTHLEDKHTVCPGYRCVLCGTVAKSRNSLHSHMSRQHRGISTKDLPVLQMPTRFDPELASQLLAKAGVKVSPEQLRARASPTGPRRSDIKLDAKSAASESSSICGDNDHDDLSQSKYQDSIPVSPPHINNLTNTTITKVPAVRAVTAKAVENLPHGMTGMKHDDYPPGFGGGSALLDTYLQYIGENVFGMNAAKLAQMNAMHIERKTYDEPSPQMGSLPPPPTTLAHQRFLKQMQRQYTENMGKPDIMRDSEEPLDLGKERQRNDSINDETDRQDMEKDLNKDYYNKGYNDDDRSRIHMSEDRETMGHEDDFSEEDNKAAAS, encoded by the exons ATGGCGACCGAAACTG TGTGGCACCCAGGCGGCGCCGCGGCCGGCGGTGAACAGCAATACTCATTGCGATGGAACGACTTCCACTCGGCTATGGTCTCTTCCTTCAGGCGGCTCCGGGATGAAGAGGATTTCGTTGACGTTACACTCGCATGCGCCGGAGCAACGTTTACAGCACATAAG GTGGTACTATCAGCGTGCAGTCCCTACTTTCGAAGGCTTTTAAAGGCGAATCCTTGTCAGCATCCCATCGTTATCTTAAGAGACGTTCACGACAAAGACATGGAGAGCTTACTCAG GTTCATGTATCAGGGTGAGGTTCACATCGGCCAAGAGCAACTCAAAGAGTTCCTGCGGGCAGCTCAACTGCTACAAGTGCGAGGTCTTACAGATGTTCCACCACCGGCACCACTCACCACACTGGAGCAGAAGGCTTCACCC TCGGCATCGTCGTGGACAGAAACCGGTAGTGGGGGGTCCCGGGAGGGCCGTGACACCCAAAGAGAGGGTAGGAGGTCTCGGCGGCCAGATGAAGGAGCGAATAACACGCCACCACCTAAAAGGGCCAGATCATCAGACTTATACCAGGCGCAAATGAAGACCAG GACGGAGCAACTGTTAGCGTCGCAGGGCAGCCCAGAGCGACTTGCAACTAACGGACACGAGATGGCGCTCTTCAGCCACGCTTTGGAAAACGCACAAAACCCACACTTGTCTAATGTTTCCAATAATCTG TCAGGAGACGGTGAGGAGTCATCATCAGATGCTGGCGCGAGTGACACAGAAGGAGAAAACAGGACCAAACAGGAACCGGTGGATTATGATGACCCTGCTACCATGGCCAACACCAACGGAGCGTTACCACACAACTTTCCTGGACTACTTAATCTACCTG GTTTCCCCGGTCTACCTGGTCCATCAGGCATACCAGATAACTTCG GTGGATGTCGACGAACACAGGACTTGTTACGCGTGAGAGCCACCGATCCCAGACCGTGTCCGAAGTGCGGTAAAATCTATCGATCTGCGCACACGTTGAGGACCCATCTTGAAGACAAACACACTGTCTGCCCGGGTTACAG ATGCGTCCTCTGCGGTACGGTTGCTAAGTCCCGCAATTCCCTCCATTCCCACATGTCACGACAACACCGAGGTATCTCCACAAAGGACCTGCCAGTGCTGCAAATGCCTACTCGCTTCGATCCAGAACTCGCCAGCCA ATTACTAGCAAAAGCCGGTGTAAAGGTATCGCCAGAACAGCTTCGAGCTCGAGCGTCACCAACAGGCCCACGCAGGTCTGACATAAAGCTGGACGCAAAATCTGCGGCTTCTGAGAGCAGCTCTATCTGTGGTGACAACGACCATGATGATTTAAGCCAGTCGAAATACCAAGACAGTATTCCCGTTTCACCACCAC atataaacAACTTGACCAATACGACAATAACAAAAGTGCCAGCGGTCCGGGCAGTGACAGCAAAGGCTGTAGAGAACCTTCCACATGGCATGACGGGTATGAAACATGATGACTACCCTCCTGGCTTCGGAGGCGGCTCAGcattattggacacttacttgCAGTACATCGGAGAAAATGTTTTTG GAATGAACGCAGCGAAACTTGCACAAATGAACGcaatgcacatagaaagaaaaacgTATGACGAACCGTCGCCACAAATGGGATCTCTCCCACCGCCACCGACCACTCTTGCGCATCAACGCTTTCTCAAACAAATGCAAAGGCAGTACACAGAGAATATGGGCAAGCCAGACATAATGCGCGATTCTGAAGAGCCGTTGGACCTGGGTAAGGAGAGACAAAGAAACGACAGCATCAACGACGAAACCGACAGACAGGATATGGAGAAAGACCTGAACAAAGACTACTACAATAAAGGCTACAATGATGACGACAGGAGTAGGATACACATGTCGGAAGACCGAGAGACCATGGGGCACGAAGACGACTTCTCCGAAGAGGACAACAAAGCCGCCGCCTCATGA
- the LOC123707040 gene encoding protein abrupt-like isoform X1: protein MATETVWHPGGAAAGGEQQYSLRWNDFHSAMVSSFRRLRDEEDFVDVTLACAGATFTAHKVVLSACSPYFRRLLKANPCQHPIVILRDVHDKDMESLLRFMYQGEVHIGQEQLKEFLRAAQLLQVRGLTDVPPPAPLTTLEQKASPVILQQSASSWTETGSGGSREGRDTQREGRRSRRPDEGANNTPPPKRARSSDLYQAQMKTRCRTEQLLASQGSPERLATNGHEMALFSHALENAQNPHLSNVSNNLSGDGEESSSDAGASDTEGENRTKQEPVDYDDPATMANTNGALPHNFPGLLNLPGFPGLPGPSGIPDNFGGCRRTQDLLRVRATDPRPCPKCGKIYRSAHTLRTHLEDKHTVCPGYRCVLCGTVAKSRNSLHSHMSRQHRGISTKDLPVLQMPTRFDPELASQLLAKAGVKVSPEQLRARASPTGPRRSDIKLDAKSAASESSSICGDNDHDDLSQSKYQDSIPVSPPHINNLTNTTITKVPAVRAVTAKAVENLPHGMTGMKHDDYPPGFGGGSALLDTYLQYIGENVFGMNAAKLAQMNAMHIERKTYDEPSPQMGSLPPPPTTLAHQRFLKQMQRQYTENMGKPDIMRDSEEPLDLGKERQRNDSINDETDRQDMEKDLNKDYYNKGYNDDDRSRIHMSEDRETMGHEDDFSEEDNKAAAS from the exons ATGGCGACCGAAACTG TGTGGCACCCAGGCGGCGCCGCGGCCGGCGGTGAACAGCAATACTCATTGCGATGGAACGACTTCCACTCGGCTATGGTCTCTTCCTTCAGGCGGCTCCGGGATGAAGAGGATTTCGTTGACGTTACACTCGCATGCGCCGGAGCAACGTTTACAGCACATAAG GTGGTACTATCAGCGTGCAGTCCCTACTTTCGAAGGCTTTTAAAGGCGAATCCTTGTCAGCATCCCATCGTTATCTTAAGAGACGTTCACGACAAAGACATGGAGAGCTTACTCAG GTTCATGTATCAGGGTGAGGTTCACATCGGCCAAGAGCAACTCAAAGAGTTCCTGCGGGCAGCTCAACTGCTACAAGTGCGAGGTCTTACAGATGTTCCACCACCGGCACCACTCACCACACTGGAGCAGAAGGCTTCACCC gttATCCTTCAGCAGTCGGCATCGTCGTGGACAGAAACCGGTAGTGGGGGGTCCCGGGAGGGCCGTGACACCCAAAGAGAGGGTAGGAGGTCTCGGCGGCCAGATGAAGGAGCGAATAACACGCCACCACCTAAAAGGGCCAGATCATCAGACTTATACCAGGCGCAAATGAAGACCA GGTGTAGGACGGAGCAACTGTTAGCGTCGCAGGGCAGCCCAGAGCGACTTGCAACTAACGGACACGAGATGGCGCTCTTCAGCCACGCTTTGGAAAACGCACAAAACCCACACTTGTCTAATGTTTCCAATAATCTG TCAGGAGACGGTGAGGAGTCATCATCAGATGCTGGCGCGAGTGACACAGAAGGAGAAAACAGGACCAAACAGGAACCGGTGGATTATGATGACCCTGCTACCATGGCCAACACCAACGGAGCGTTACCACACAACTTTCCTGGACTACTTAATCTACCTG GTTTCCCCGGTCTACCTGGTCCATCAGGCATACCAGATAACTTCG GTGGATGTCGACGAACACAGGACTTGTTACGCGTGAGAGCCACCGATCCCAGACCGTGTCCGAAGTGCGGTAAAATCTATCGATCTGCGCACACGTTGAGGACCCATCTTGAAGACAAACACACTGTCTGCCCGGGTTACAG ATGCGTCCTCTGCGGTACGGTTGCTAAGTCCCGCAATTCCCTCCATTCCCACATGTCACGACAACACCGAGGTATCTCCACAAAGGACCTGCCAGTGCTGCAAATGCCTACTCGCTTCGATCCAGAACTCGCCAGCCA ATTACTAGCAAAAGCCGGTGTAAAGGTATCGCCAGAACAGCTTCGAGCTCGAGCGTCACCAACAGGCCCACGCAGGTCTGACATAAAGCTGGACGCAAAATCTGCGGCTTCTGAGAGCAGCTCTATCTGTGGTGACAACGACCATGATGATTTAAGCCAGTCGAAATACCAAGACAGTATTCCCGTTTCACCACCAC atataaacAACTTGACCAATACGACAATAACAAAAGTGCCAGCGGTCCGGGCAGTGACAGCAAAGGCTGTAGAGAACCTTCCACATGGCATGACGGGTATGAAACATGATGACTACCCTCCTGGCTTCGGAGGCGGCTCAGcattattggacacttacttgCAGTACATCGGAGAAAATGTTTTTG GAATGAACGCAGCGAAACTTGCACAAATGAACGcaatgcacatagaaagaaaaacgTATGACGAACCGTCGCCACAAATGGGATCTCTCCCACCGCCACCGACCACTCTTGCGCATCAACGCTTTCTCAAACAAATGCAAAGGCAGTACACAGAGAATATGGGCAAGCCAGACATAATGCGCGATTCTGAAGAGCCGTTGGACCTGGGTAAGGAGAGACAAAGAAACGACAGCATCAACGACGAAACCGACAGACAGGATATGGAGAAAGACCTGAACAAAGACTACTACAATAAAGGCTACAATGATGACGACAGGAGTAGGATACACATGTCGGAAGACCGAGAGACCATGGGGCACGAAGACGACTTCTCCGAAGAGGACAACAAAGCCGCCGCCTCATGA